A stretch of Solenopsis invicta isolate M01_SB chromosome 9, UNIL_Sinv_3.0, whole genome shotgun sequence DNA encodes these proteins:
- the LOC105201800 gene encoding mitochondrial uncoupling protein Bmcp: MGERNWKDWRPFVYGGLASIFAELCTFPLDTTKTRLQVQGQKYDQKLARLRYTGMTDALLQISKQEGIKGLYSGISSAILRQATYGTIKFGTYYSLKKAAIDTWATEDLVTINIVCAALAGAISSAIANPTDVVKVRMQVTGNETNVSLFTCFQDVYRYEGVRGLWRGVGPTAQRAAVIAAVELPIYDYTKSKCMNVLGNSVSNHFVSSFIASMGSAVASTPIDVIRTRLMNQRRVHIAGNKLSSYIYSGSLDCLLQTIKNEGILALYKGFIPTWFRMGPWNIIFFITYEQLKQL, translated from the exons ATGGGAGAGAGAAATTGGAAAGATTGGAGACCTTTCGTGTACGGAGGTTTAGCTTCAATTTTTGCAGAACTGT GTACTTTTCCCTTAGATACGACAAAAACACGGTTGCAAGTACAAGGCCAGAAGTATGATCAAAAACTTGCACGTTTAAGATATACTGGCATGACTGATGCTTTATTACAAATATCTAAACAAGAAGGAATAAAAGGTTTATATTCTGG GATTAGTTCTGCGATCTTACGACAAGCGACATATGGAACTATAAAGTTTGGGACTTATTATTCACTTAAGAAAGCTGCAATTGATACATGGGCAACAGAGGATTTAGTCACAATAAATATTGTTTGTGCAGCATTAGCTGGAGCTATATCAAGTGCGATTGCCAATCCCACTGATGTAGTAAAAGTTCGTATGCAAGTCACGGGCAATGAAACAAATGTATCTCTGTTTACTTGCTTCCAAGATGTATACAGATATGAAGGTGTTCGCGGACTTTGGagg gGTGTTGGGCCAACTGCTCAACGAGCAGCCGTTATCGCGGCTGTAGAATTACCTATATATGATTATACCAAGAGTAAATGTATGAATGTATTGGGAAACAGTGTTAGTAATCATTTCgt atctaGTTTTATAGCTAGTATGGGAAGTGCCGTAGCTTCAACGCCTATCGACGTAATTCGT acccGATTGATGAATCAAAGGAGAGTGCACATAGCTGGCAATAAGCTTTCATCGTACATTTACAGTGGCAGTCTAGATTGTTTACTTCAG ACGATTAAAAATGAAGGCATTTTAGCACTATACAAAGGTTTTATCCCAACGTGGTTCAGAATGGGACCgtggaatattatattttttattacttatgaACAATTAAAACAGTTGTGA
- the LOC105201798 gene encoding uncharacterized protein LOC105201798 isoform X2 encodes MPTRRRSIIVRSFARYLFAVCIAVSLSTSLTKVEGRKCVCTSKACIEARIDTCRTRFFCYTELIATTGQEIGESTITRGCTEGATPLLCETKSWVMRSRSLNVVELSASPRRRRPVHVPWPRLICCNSHDYCNAAGGDDDDDDDDDDVNAWTRERKEDGINEMRSTMDRETPMIGPTTLSTNRDTTLMLQPDRKHRDPTESANQLLRNRIRTLHIAALVLSVAALMSILASCYVVTRFLQSNRYTMDAVNVIRQDESKTYC; translated from the exons ATGCCCACTCGTCGTCGATCGATAATCGTTCGATCGTTTGCCAGATATCTTTTCGCGGTATGCATCGCGGTGTCGCTGTCGACGAGTCTCACGAAAGTTGAAG gcAGAAAGTGCGTGTGTACGAGCAAAGCCTGCATAGAGGCTAGAATCGATACTTGTAGAACGAGATTCTTCTGCTACACCGAACTTATCGCGACAACTGGACAAGAAATCGGTGAAAGTACGATTACGAGAGGATGCACGGA GGGTGCCACGCCATTGTTGTGCGAAACAAAGTCCTGGGTCATGAGGTCGCGATCGCTCAACGTCGTGGAACTGTCGGCGAGTCCCAGGCGCCGGCGTCCGGTTCACGTGCCTTGGCCCAGATTGATATGTTGCAACAGTCATGACTACTGTAACGCTGcaggcggcgacgacgacgacgacgacgacgacgatgacgttAACGCGTGGACACGCGAGAGAAAAGAGGATGGAATAAATGAAATGCGTTCTACGATGGATCGTGAGACGCCCATGATCGGTCCGACAACCTTGTCAACGAATCGCGATACAACGTTAATGTTGCAGCCTGATCGAAAGCATAGGGATCCGACGGAATCGGCCAACCAACTTCTCCGGAATCGCATCAGGACGCTGCACATTGCCGCTCTCGTCCTTTCTGTCGCAGCCCTCATGTCCATCTTGGCATCTTGTTACGTGGTTACAAG aTTTCTTCAAAGTAATCGTTACACAATGGACGCGGTAAACGTAATTCGTCAAGATGAATCcaaaacttattgttag
- the LOC105201799 gene encoding LOW QUALITY PROTEIN: splicing factor 3B subunit 4 (The sequence of the model RefSeq protein was modified relative to this genomic sequence to represent the inferred CDS: deleted 2 bases in 1 codon): protein MAAGPIAERNQDATIYVGGLDDKVTESLMWELFVQSGPVVNVHMPKDRVTQMHQGYGFVEFMGEEDADYAIKIMNMIKLYGKPIRVNKASAHQKNLDVGANIFIGNLDPEVDEKLLYDTFSAFGVILQTPKIMRDPETGNSKGFAFINFASFDASDASIEAMNGQYLCNRPISVSYAFKRDAKGERHGSAAERLLAAQNPLSQADRPHQLFADAPPLAPPPMPNSNANAHQPTHHPQHHVMHHGMVVPPPPPPSTPGPPMGHPPPPPVPPPPSGGFPPANIPPPPLPPMSMAAHPPLPPGMPPPLPPMPVPTSQAQSAASRMMAPPPPHWAVGAPPQGQFPPPPPPSSAGGPPPPQFGQYQPSPPRPPAAWRHPPPPPVSQGGPPPPPPPQFRPPFPPRGPPPPPPPHDGNQY from the exons ATGGCAGCCGGCCCAATTGCGGAACGTAACCAAG ATGCAACAATATACGTTGGAGGTTTGGACGACAAAGTTACAGAATCCCTTATGTGGGAATTATTTGTTCAATCGGGACCTGTTG ttaacgTACACATGCCGAAAGACAGAGTAACTCAAATGCATCAAGGATATGGCTTTGTCGAATTTATGGGAGAAGAAGATGCGGATTATGCTATTAAAATCATGAATATGATCAAACTTTATGGCAAACCTATTCGCGTAAACAAGGCTAGTGCACACCAAAAGAACTTGGATGTTggagcaaatatatttatagggAATCTTGATCCAGAAGTagatgaaaaattattgtacgaTACATTCAGTGCATTCGGCGTGATTTTGCAAACACCAAAA ATAATGAGAGATCCCGAGACAGGTAACTCGAAAGGCTTTGCTTTCATCAATTTTGCTTCTTTCGACGCCTCTGATGCCAGCATCGAGGCGATGAACGGTCAGTATCTGTGCAATCGACCAATCTCGGTATCTTACGCTTTTAAGCGTGACGCTAAGGGCGAGAGACACGGCAGTGCCGCCGAAAGACTTTTGGCTGCGCAAAATCCGTTGAGTCAAGCGGACAGACCACATCAGCTGTTTGCGGACGCGCCACCTCTGGCGCCGCCACCGATGCCGAATTCGAACGCGAATGCCCACCAGCCGACTCATCATCCTCAGCATCACGTGATGCATCACGGAATGGTCgtgccaccgccaccgccaccgtccACTCCTGGACCGCCGATGGGTCATCCGCCTCCACCGCCcgtgccgccgccaccgtccGGCGGATTTCCACCGGCGAACATTCCACCGCCTCCTCTCCCCCCGATGTCGATGGCGGCGCATCCTCCTCTACCACCTGGTATGCCACCGCCGTTGCCACCTATGCCCGTGCCGACTTCTCAGGCGCAGTCGGCTGCCTCCAGGATGATGGCACCACCACCGCCGCATTGGGCTGTGGGGGCACCGCCACAGGGACAATTTCCACCGCCTCCGCCGCCATCCTCCGCCGGTGGTCCACCCCCACCGCAATTCGGACAGTATCAGCCTTCACCGCCGAGA CCTCCGGCCGCCTGGCGGCATCCGCCACCGCCGCCCGTTTCGCAGGGTGgtccaccaccgccaccgccacctcaGTTTCGACCACCCTTCCCGCCGAGAGGACCGCCGCCTCCGCCACCGCCACACGACGGCAaccaatattaa
- the LOC105201798 gene encoding uncharacterized protein LOC105201798 isoform X3 — MSISIIPATFSSQRKMLVIGAQPNFTHMSRKCVCTSKACIEARIDTCRTRFFCYTELIATTGQEIGESTITRGCTEGATPLLCETKSWVMRSRSLNVVELSASPRRRRPVHVPWPRLICCNSHDYCNAAGGDDDDDDDDDDVNAWTRERKEDGINEMRSTMDRETPMIGPTTLSTNRDTTLMLQPDRKHRDPTESANQLLRNRIRTLHIAALVLSVAALMSILASCYVVTSRFSTMPIGSLAALTSKATVSLRRSRILAVY, encoded by the exons ATGTCTATAAGTATAATTCCCGCAACGTTTTCGTCGCAGAGAAAGATGCTGGTGATCGGCGCACAGCCAAACTTCACCCACATGA gcAGAAAGTGCGTGTGTACGAGCAAAGCCTGCATAGAGGCTAGAATCGATACTTGTAGAACGAGATTCTTCTGCTACACCGAACTTATCGCGACAACTGGACAAGAAATCGGTGAAAGTACGATTACGAGAGGATGCACGGA GGGTGCCACGCCATTGTTGTGCGAAACAAAGTCCTGGGTCATGAGGTCGCGATCGCTCAACGTCGTGGAACTGTCGGCGAGTCCCAGGCGCCGGCGTCCGGTTCACGTGCCTTGGCCCAGATTGATATGTTGCAACAGTCATGACTACTGTAACGCTGcaggcggcgacgacgacgacgacgacgacgacgatgacgttAACGCGTGGACACGCGAGAGAAAAGAGGATGGAATAAATGAAATGCGTTCTACGATGGATCGTGAGACGCCCATGATCGGTCCGACAACCTTGTCAACGAATCGCGATACAACGTTAATGTTGCAGCCTGATCGAAAGCATAGGGATCCGACGGAATCGGCCAACCAACTTCTCCGGAATCGCATCAGGACGCTGCACATTGCCGCTCTCGTCCTTTCTGTCGCAGCCCTCATGTCCATCTTGGCATCTTGTTACGTGGTTACAAG TCGCTTTTCTACGATGCCGATCGGTTCTCTCGCTGCGCTAACTTCCAAAGCGACTGTCTCATTgcggagatcgcgtattttggCTGTGTATTGA
- the LOC105201801 gene encoding protein FAN isoform X1, which yields MEKERFTMLLLEPGEIFFEDYSVQMKRLDAPFFENKNWMDGRLKLCSKSLVFVNKDINQPLIKIQLKETTSIEQCTLSNDIVSNMLSIECKQHVEMLEKNVLAPYKFIHQNTMFHFCFNYAKVEDCLSQILQLHRAASLVTVEQNAMIMAIVHSRQSRVSFDTSWLEDLYEQVVLETQANKVLPLVINPGRVLLTNSRIYFQPYNNMDQHPVLKIQLKDIRNIIKRRFLLRQVGLEIKWVRQIDSIEHLFLSFQNQDDRDTLYENLLKQSAVSLETVPQNQMTMRWQNGYISNYDYILYVNSLADRTFHDLTQYPVLPWIIQDYISTTLDLNDINVYRDLSKPIGALNPSRLEKLKERYSEMSDPKFLYGSHYSAPGFVLFYLVRKYPQYMLCLQNGRFDHPDRMFNSIADVWKNVLVNMSDFKELIPEFYDMGNGGDFLVNNYGIDFGYRHDGTKIGDVQLPPWAKGPADFVQQLRNALESDYVSQNLHHWIDLIFGYKQRGIEADKADNVFFHLCYEGAVDLDTIRDINDRHGLEVQIMEFGQIPKQVFTLPHPKRLTPALNLLCSETLLTSQESMTSSSTCVKEKSINFTKLVVFQAHKDCVTSIVRKNTTSNDIISVGQDGMLKLYNINEKKLTRSVTLSSLSLSSCISYYTLSQRNILVAGSWDNTLIFYDIEFGRVIDVLQGHEDAVSCLAWSSTHQVIISGSWDCTAKVWHGYTSGSKIKPAECFIAQLDHDSKVTCINISKDDTMLVSATEDGELCLWSMNSYNLQATIKGHTCRVNAVTFDEQCSSVISCAEDKVLNIIDVRTSTQIYSISLESEPLTLTWMGTFLLIGDNDGNLNMWNHQEAVFVSQIHCHDGPLCALAVAADSNLIITGGKDRKVIVWEYHDH from the exons ATGGAGAAGGAAAG attTACTATGCTTCTTTTGGAACcaggagaaatattttttgaagattataGTGTTCAGATGAAAAGGCTAGATGCTccattttttgaaaacaaaaattggATGGATGGGAGATTAAAATTGTGCTCTAAATCTTtagtatttgtaaataaagatattaatcaGCCACTAATTAAGATTCAGCTTAAAGAAACTACATCGATAGAGCAATGTACATTGAGCAATGATATAGTAAG TAATATGCTGTCAATAGAATGTAAGCAACATGTGGAAATGCTGGAGAAAAATGTATTGGCaccatataaatttatacaccAGAATACCATGTTCCACTTTTGTTTCAATTATGCAAAAGTAGAAGATTGTCTTTCGCAAATTCTACAGTTGCATAGAGCAGCGAGTTTAGTTACTGTTGAACAAAATGCtatg ATTATGGCTATTGTACACTCTAGACAGTCACGTGTATCTTTTGATACATCGTGGCTTGAGGATTTATATGAACAAGTGGTCCTGGAGACACAAGCGAACAAAGTATTACCACTTGTGATAAATCCAGGCAGAGTATTATTGACCaattcaagaatttattttcaacCTTATAATAATATGGATCAG CATCCTGTCCTTAAGATCCAATTGAAAGATAtacgaaatattataaaaaggagATTTTTATTGCGACAAGtg GGTCTTGAAATTAAGTGGGTACGACAAATTGACAGCAtcgaacatttatttttatcatttcaaaATCAAGATGACAGAGATACACTATATGAAAATTTACTTAAACAATCGGCAGTTTCTCTTGAGACTGTACCACAAAATCAAATGACAATGAGATGGCAAAATGGATACATATCgaattatgattatattttatatgtaaatag TTTGGCCGATAGAACATTTCACGATTTGACACAATATCCGGTGTTGCCTTGGATTATACAAGATTATATTTCTACAACATTagatttaaatgatattaatgtttataGAGATCTTTCAAAACCTATTGGCGCATTAAATCCTAGTCGTCTAGAAAAGCTAAaa GAACGATATTCGGAAATGTCTGATCCAAAGTTTTTATATGGTTCTCATTATAGTGCACCAGGTTTTGTACTATTTTACTTAGTACGAAAATATCCTCAATATATGCTCTGTCTTCAAAACGGAAGATTTGATCATCCGGATAGAATGTTCAACAG TATAGCCGACGTGTGGAAAAATGTTTTGGTGAACATGTCTGACTTTAAAGAACTGATACCGGAGTTTTATGACATGGGCAATGGTGGTGACTTTCTAGTGAATAATTATGGTATCGATTTTGGCTATCGGCATGATGGTACAAAAATAGGCGATGTACAACTACCTCCTTGGGCAAAAG GGCCAGCCGATTTTGTACAACAATTGAGAAATGCTTTAGAGAGTGATTACGTTTCTCAAAATCTTCATCATTggattgatttaatttttggcTATAAACAAAGAGGAATTGAAGCTGACAAAGCTGATAATg TATTCTTCCATTTGTGCTATGAAGGAGCAGTAGATTTAGATACTATACGAGATATAAATGACAGACATGGACTTGAAGTACAAATTATGGAGTTTGGTCAAATACCAAAACAAGTTTTTACTTTACCTCACCCCAAACGTTTGACACCAGctctaaatttattatgtagCGAAACATTATTGACTTCACAAGAATCAATGACTTCAA gcAGTACATGTGTAAAAGAAaagtcaattaattttactaaattagtAGTGTTTCAAGCGCACAAAGACTGTGTCACAAGTATTGTACGAAAGAATACAACGAGTAACGACATTATATCCGTAGGGCAAGATGGAAtgcttaaattatataacataaacgAAAAGAAACTGACACGCAGTGTTACCTTATCCTCGTTGTCGTTGTCATCTTGTATCTCGTATTATACACTATCGCAACGTAACATTCTTGTAGCAGGATCATGGGACAATACATT gatatTTTATGATATCGAATTTGGCAGAGTAATCGATGTTTTGCAAGGACATGAAGACGCTGTATCGTGTTTAGCGTGGAGCTCTACTCATCAAGTGATTATATCTGGATCATGGGATTGTACTGCAAAAGTTTGGCATGGATACACTTCTGGATCAAAAATTAAGCCTGCGGAATGTTTTATCGCACAATTAGATCATGACTCCAAAGTAACTTGTATTAATATATCGAA AGACGATACTATGTTGGTATCTGCTACAGAAGATGGTGAATTATGTTTATGGAGCATGAATAGTTATAATTTACAAGCTACTATtaaag GCCATACATGCAGAGTAAACGCAGTAACATTCGATGAACAATGCAGCAGTGTGATATCATGCGCAGAagataaagtattaaatataattgatgtTCGAACAAGTACACAGATATATTCCATCAGTTTAGAAAGCGAACCATTGACATTAACGTGGATGGGAACGTTCTTGTTGATAGGTGATAACGATGGAAATCTTAATATGTGGAATCATCAAGAGGCTGTATTTGTCTCGCAAATACATTGTCATGATG GACCGCTTTGCGCCTTAGCTGTAGCAGCtgatagtaatttaataataacaggTGGAAAAGACAGGAAAGTCATTGTATGGGAATATCACGATCACTGA
- the LOC105201798 gene encoding uncharacterized protein LOC105201798 isoform X1, whose protein sequence is MPTRRRSIIVRSFARYLFAVCIAVSLSTSLTKVEGRKCVCTSKACIEARIDTCRTRFFCYTELIATTGQEIGESTITRGCTEGATPLLCETKSWVMRSRSLNVVELSASPRRRRPVHVPWPRLICCNSHDYCNAAGGDDDDDDDDDDVNAWTRERKEDGINEMRSTMDRETPMIGPTTLSTNRDTTLMLQPDRKHRDPTESANQLLRNRIRTLHIAALVLSVAALMSILASCYVVTSRFSTMPIGSLAALTSKATVSLRRSRILAVY, encoded by the exons ATGCCCACTCGTCGTCGATCGATAATCGTTCGATCGTTTGCCAGATATCTTTTCGCGGTATGCATCGCGGTGTCGCTGTCGACGAGTCTCACGAAAGTTGAAG gcAGAAAGTGCGTGTGTACGAGCAAAGCCTGCATAGAGGCTAGAATCGATACTTGTAGAACGAGATTCTTCTGCTACACCGAACTTATCGCGACAACTGGACAAGAAATCGGTGAAAGTACGATTACGAGAGGATGCACGGA GGGTGCCACGCCATTGTTGTGCGAAACAAAGTCCTGGGTCATGAGGTCGCGATCGCTCAACGTCGTGGAACTGTCGGCGAGTCCCAGGCGCCGGCGTCCGGTTCACGTGCCTTGGCCCAGATTGATATGTTGCAACAGTCATGACTACTGTAACGCTGcaggcggcgacgacgacgacgacgacgacgacgatgacgttAACGCGTGGACACGCGAGAGAAAAGAGGATGGAATAAATGAAATGCGTTCTACGATGGATCGTGAGACGCCCATGATCGGTCCGACAACCTTGTCAACGAATCGCGATACAACGTTAATGTTGCAGCCTGATCGAAAGCATAGGGATCCGACGGAATCGGCCAACCAACTTCTCCGGAATCGCATCAGGACGCTGCACATTGCCGCTCTCGTCCTTTCTGTCGCAGCCCTCATGTCCATCTTGGCATCTTGTTACGTGGTTACAAG TCGCTTTTCTACGATGCCGATCGGTTCTCTCGCTGCGCTAACTTCCAAAGCGACTGTCTCATTgcggagatcgcgtattttggCTGTGTATTGA
- the LOC105201801 gene encoding protein FAN isoform X2: protein MEKERFTMLLLEPGEIFFEDYSVQMKRLDAPFFENKNWMDGRLKLCSKSLVFVNKDINQPLIKIQLKETTSIEQCTLSNDIIMAIVHSRQSRVSFDTSWLEDLYEQVVLETQANKVLPLVINPGRVLLTNSRIYFQPYNNMDQHPVLKIQLKDIRNIIKRRFLLRQVGLEIKWVRQIDSIEHLFLSFQNQDDRDTLYENLLKQSAVSLETVPQNQMTMRWQNGYISNYDYILYVNSLADRTFHDLTQYPVLPWIIQDYISTTLDLNDINVYRDLSKPIGALNPSRLEKLKERYSEMSDPKFLYGSHYSAPGFVLFYLVRKYPQYMLCLQNGRFDHPDRMFNSIADVWKNVLVNMSDFKELIPEFYDMGNGGDFLVNNYGIDFGYRHDGTKIGDVQLPPWAKGPADFVQQLRNALESDYVSQNLHHWIDLIFGYKQRGIEADKADNVFFHLCYEGAVDLDTIRDINDRHGLEVQIMEFGQIPKQVFTLPHPKRLTPALNLLCSETLLTSQESMTSSSTCVKEKSINFTKLVVFQAHKDCVTSIVRKNTTSNDIISVGQDGMLKLYNINEKKLTRSVTLSSLSLSSCISYYTLSQRNILVAGSWDNTLIFYDIEFGRVIDVLQGHEDAVSCLAWSSTHQVIISGSWDCTAKVWHGYTSGSKIKPAECFIAQLDHDSKVTCINISKDDTMLVSATEDGELCLWSMNSYNLQATIKGHTCRVNAVTFDEQCSSVISCAEDKVLNIIDVRTSTQIYSISLESEPLTLTWMGTFLLIGDNDGNLNMWNHQEAVFVSQIHCHDGPLCALAVAADSNLIITGGKDRKVIVWEYHDH from the exons ATGGAGAAGGAAAG attTACTATGCTTCTTTTGGAACcaggagaaatattttttgaagattataGTGTTCAGATGAAAAGGCTAGATGCTccattttttgaaaacaaaaattggATGGATGGGAGATTAAAATTGTGCTCTAAATCTTtagtatttgtaaataaagatattaatcaGCCACTAATTAAGATTCAGCTTAAAGAAACTACATCGATAGAGCAATGTACATTGAGCAATGATATA ATTATGGCTATTGTACACTCTAGACAGTCACGTGTATCTTTTGATACATCGTGGCTTGAGGATTTATATGAACAAGTGGTCCTGGAGACACAAGCGAACAAAGTATTACCACTTGTGATAAATCCAGGCAGAGTATTATTGACCaattcaagaatttattttcaacCTTATAATAATATGGATCAG CATCCTGTCCTTAAGATCCAATTGAAAGATAtacgaaatattataaaaaggagATTTTTATTGCGACAAGtg GGTCTTGAAATTAAGTGGGTACGACAAATTGACAGCAtcgaacatttatttttatcatttcaaaATCAAGATGACAGAGATACACTATATGAAAATTTACTTAAACAATCGGCAGTTTCTCTTGAGACTGTACCACAAAATCAAATGACAATGAGATGGCAAAATGGATACATATCgaattatgattatattttatatgtaaatag TTTGGCCGATAGAACATTTCACGATTTGACACAATATCCGGTGTTGCCTTGGATTATACAAGATTATATTTCTACAACATTagatttaaatgatattaatgtttataGAGATCTTTCAAAACCTATTGGCGCATTAAATCCTAGTCGTCTAGAAAAGCTAAaa GAACGATATTCGGAAATGTCTGATCCAAAGTTTTTATATGGTTCTCATTATAGTGCACCAGGTTTTGTACTATTTTACTTAGTACGAAAATATCCTCAATATATGCTCTGTCTTCAAAACGGAAGATTTGATCATCCGGATAGAATGTTCAACAG TATAGCCGACGTGTGGAAAAATGTTTTGGTGAACATGTCTGACTTTAAAGAACTGATACCGGAGTTTTATGACATGGGCAATGGTGGTGACTTTCTAGTGAATAATTATGGTATCGATTTTGGCTATCGGCATGATGGTACAAAAATAGGCGATGTACAACTACCTCCTTGGGCAAAAG GGCCAGCCGATTTTGTACAACAATTGAGAAATGCTTTAGAGAGTGATTACGTTTCTCAAAATCTTCATCATTggattgatttaatttttggcTATAAACAAAGAGGAATTGAAGCTGACAAAGCTGATAATg TATTCTTCCATTTGTGCTATGAAGGAGCAGTAGATTTAGATACTATACGAGATATAAATGACAGACATGGACTTGAAGTACAAATTATGGAGTTTGGTCAAATACCAAAACAAGTTTTTACTTTACCTCACCCCAAACGTTTGACACCAGctctaaatttattatgtagCGAAACATTATTGACTTCACAAGAATCAATGACTTCAA gcAGTACATGTGTAAAAGAAaagtcaattaattttactaaattagtAGTGTTTCAAGCGCACAAAGACTGTGTCACAAGTATTGTACGAAAGAATACAACGAGTAACGACATTATATCCGTAGGGCAAGATGGAAtgcttaaattatataacataaacgAAAAGAAACTGACACGCAGTGTTACCTTATCCTCGTTGTCGTTGTCATCTTGTATCTCGTATTATACACTATCGCAACGTAACATTCTTGTAGCAGGATCATGGGACAATACATT gatatTTTATGATATCGAATTTGGCAGAGTAATCGATGTTTTGCAAGGACATGAAGACGCTGTATCGTGTTTAGCGTGGAGCTCTACTCATCAAGTGATTATATCTGGATCATGGGATTGTACTGCAAAAGTTTGGCATGGATACACTTCTGGATCAAAAATTAAGCCTGCGGAATGTTTTATCGCACAATTAGATCATGACTCCAAAGTAACTTGTATTAATATATCGAA AGACGATACTATGTTGGTATCTGCTACAGAAGATGGTGAATTATGTTTATGGAGCATGAATAGTTATAATTTACAAGCTACTATtaaag GCCATACATGCAGAGTAAACGCAGTAACATTCGATGAACAATGCAGCAGTGTGATATCATGCGCAGAagataaagtattaaatataattgatgtTCGAACAAGTACACAGATATATTCCATCAGTTTAGAAAGCGAACCATTGACATTAACGTGGATGGGAACGTTCTTGTTGATAGGTGATAACGATGGAAATCTTAATATGTGGAATCATCAAGAGGCTGTATTTGTCTCGCAAATACATTGTCATGATG GACCGCTTTGCGCCTTAGCTGTAGCAGCtgatagtaatttaataataacaggTGGAAAAGACAGGAAAGTCATTGTATGGGAATATCACGATCACTGA